The following are from one region of the Streptomyces rubrogriseus genome:
- a CDS encoding beta-galactosidase, which translates to MISTLHSRSHRGADGAPAPRLAYGADYNPEQWPREVWEEDVRLMREAGVNIVSLGIFSWARIQPGPDTWDFAWLDEVMDLLHEHGVGVDLATATASPPPWLTTAHPEILPVTDRGETLWPGARQHWRPTSPVFREHALRLVRKLATRYAEHPALVAWHVNNELGCHNVYDYSDDAARAFRDWLRARYGTTDALNHAWGTAFWSQRYGDWAEVLPPRLATSHPNPTQQLDFKRFSSDALKDHLRAERDLLRELTPDVPVTTNFMVMPGTKGMNYADWAGEVDFVANDHYVVPHPQARDELSFSANLTSGIAGGRPWFLMEHSTSAVNWQPVNLAKLPGDMARDSLTHVAHGADAVCFFQWRQSAAGAEKYHSAMVPHAGADSDLFRTVTALGETLKTLAPVAGSEREPAEVGILFDWESRWASEQDSHPTSLLDYHQEALDWYSALLSLGVRADVVTTGADLSRHRVLIAPVLHLVPAELAKELTRYAEQGGHLVTTYFSGIVDENDHVWLGGYPGALRDLLGIRVEEFGPLPAGQSVELDGAGSGSLWTDRITATAPETEVLAHYRTGTHAGRPAVTRRPAGGGSAAYVSTRLGADGLAALLPRLLEPAGVTSELPASVRGRVEATVRRGAGGRFLFLVNRTDEAVTVPGLTGDVLVGDTGDEGAVVLAGRGVAVLRTPAS; encoded by the coding sequence GACGTACGGCTGATGCGGGAGGCCGGGGTCAACATCGTGTCGCTCGGCATCTTCTCCTGGGCCCGCATCCAGCCGGGGCCGGACACCTGGGACTTCGCCTGGCTCGACGAGGTGATGGACCTGCTGCACGAGCACGGGGTCGGCGTCGACCTGGCGACGGCCACCGCGTCCCCGCCGCCCTGGCTGACCACCGCGCACCCGGAGATCCTCCCGGTCACCGACCGGGGCGAGACGCTGTGGCCGGGAGCACGTCAGCACTGGCGCCCGACCTCGCCCGTCTTCCGGGAGCACGCCCTGCGGCTGGTGCGGAAGCTGGCCACCCGCTACGCCGAACACCCGGCCCTGGTCGCCTGGCACGTCAACAACGAGCTGGGCTGCCACAACGTCTACGACTACTCCGACGACGCCGCCCGCGCCTTCCGGGACTGGCTGCGCGCGCGGTACGGCACCACGGACGCCCTCAACCACGCCTGGGGCACGGCGTTCTGGTCGCAGCGCTACGGCGACTGGGCGGAGGTCCTGCCACCCCGGCTGGCGACCTCGCACCCGAACCCGACCCAGCAGCTGGACTTCAAGCGCTTCTCCTCGGACGCGCTCAAGGACCACCTGCGCGCGGAGCGGGACCTGCTGCGGGAACTGACCCCGGACGTCCCGGTCACCACCAACTTCATGGTGATGCCCGGCACCAAGGGCATGAACTACGCGGACTGGGCCGGCGAGGTGGACTTCGTCGCCAACGACCACTACGTCGTCCCGCACCCCCAGGCCCGCGACGAGCTGTCGTTCTCGGCGAACCTCACCAGCGGCATCGCGGGCGGCCGCCCGTGGTTCCTGATGGAGCACTCCACCAGCGCGGTGAACTGGCAGCCCGTCAACCTGGCCAAGCTGCCCGGCGACATGGCCCGGGACTCGCTGACGCACGTGGCGCACGGCGCCGACGCGGTGTGCTTCTTCCAGTGGCGCCAGTCGGCGGCCGGCGCCGAGAAGTACCACTCGGCGATGGTCCCGCACGCCGGTGCGGACAGCGACCTGTTCCGTACGGTCACCGCGCTCGGCGAGACCCTGAAGACGCTCGCGCCGGTCGCCGGGAGCGAGCGGGAGCCCGCCGAGGTCGGCATCCTCTTCGACTGGGAGTCCCGGTGGGCCAGCGAGCAGGACTCGCACCCCACCTCGCTGCTCGACTACCACCAGGAGGCGCTCGACTGGTACTCGGCGCTGCTCTCCCTGGGCGTCCGCGCCGACGTCGTCACCACCGGCGCGGACCTGAGCCGCCACCGGGTGCTGATCGCGCCGGTGCTGCACCTGGTACCGGCCGAGCTGGCCAAGGAGCTCACGCGCTACGCCGAGCAGGGCGGTCACCTGGTCACCACGTACTTCTCGGGCATCGTGGACGAGAACGACCACGTCTGGCTGGGCGGCTACCCGGGTGCGCTGCGGGACCTGCTCGGCATCCGCGTCGAGGAGTTCGGCCCGCTGCCCGCCGGGCAGAGCGTGGAGCTGGACGGCGCGGGCAGCGGGAGCCTGTGGACCGACCGGATCACCGCGACCGCGCCGGAGACCGAGGTCCTGGCGCACTACCGCACCGGCACCCACGCGGGCCGCCCCGCCGTCACCCGGCGCCCGGCGGGCGGCGGCTCGGCCGCCTACGTCTCCACCCGGCTCGGCGCCGACGGGCTCGCCGCGCTGCTGCCGAGGCTGCTGGAGCCGGCCGGGGTGACCAGCGAGCTGCCCGCCTCGGTGCGGGGACGGGTCGAGGCCACCGTGCGCCGAGGCGCCGGGGGTCGGTTCCTGTTCCTGGTCAACCGGACCGACGAGGCCGTGACCGTCCCCGGGCTCACCGGAGACGTCCTGGTGGGCGACACCGGCGACGAGGGCGCCGTCGTCCTGGCGGGCCGGGGGGTCGCCGTCCTGCGCACGCCCGCCTCCTAG
- a CDS encoding RICIN domain-containing protein, which produces MARRTRSRRLLGAAVLTALTTGAALLGVPAQAEPAAASVTVRPDPSYQQEKFEGWGTSLVWFANATGDYPPEIREKLARLLFGDDGLGLNIARYNIGGGNAPDVEDYLRAGGAVEGWWQAPAGTTREDTDWWSADDPADWNEDADATQRWWVERIKDDIDHWETFSNSPPWFMTVSGYVSGGFDSSADQLKPESVDDFAAYVAGATRRLEKAEGIEVDTVDPFNEPNTPYWGTQLGADGDPVGGRQEGAHMGPELQREVLRALAPALRKAKVEADISAMDETNPGTFAKNWSAYSDADRALVGQMNVHTYGTGQRTTVRDLAKAADKPLWMSEVGGDWGDGQDFADMRPGLGLAQQIVDDLRELEPRAWVFWQPVEDYDNMKPGGESAKGGNWGSIQLPFDCTAQDTLETCPIRTNTKFDTARNFTHFIKPGDRLIQTDDTSSAAAVTRDGKGASVVHVNRTAEARTVTLDLSKFRDVSRRATVTPVVTSADGKLEKQSPIRVSDRTATFTVPAQSVTSFAVEGVSGVAKDAAGLRKGHTYTLTGVQSGKAVTVAADGTNLVLGTGADASAEQWRLSAVRRDGGVRDRYVFTRPEDGTRLAVRDDVPVAEPDRGRRDRAAEWLASSTGDGTWTLVNAGTGRLLEVGGQATHDGAAVTTWPPNSGANQRWTLTDVSAG; this is translated from the coding sequence ATGGCACGCCGTACCCGCAGCAGACGCCTCCTCGGCGCCGCGGTCCTGACCGCTCTGACCACCGGGGCCGCCCTGCTCGGCGTCCCCGCGCAGGCCGAACCGGCCGCCGCCTCCGTCACGGTGCGACCGGATCCCTCGTACCAGCAGGAGAAGTTCGAGGGCTGGGGCACCAGCCTGGTCTGGTTCGCCAACGCCACCGGCGACTACCCGCCCGAGATCCGCGAGAAGCTGGCCCGCCTGCTGTTCGGCGACGACGGCCTCGGTCTCAACATCGCCCGCTACAACATCGGCGGCGGCAACGCGCCGGACGTCGAGGACTACCTGCGGGCCGGCGGGGCGGTCGAGGGCTGGTGGCAGGCGCCCGCGGGCACCACGCGCGAGGACACCGACTGGTGGAGCGCCGACGACCCGGCCGACTGGAACGAGGACGCCGACGCCACCCAGCGCTGGTGGGTCGAGCGGATCAAGGACGACATCGACCACTGGGAGACGTTCAGCAACTCCCCGCCCTGGTTCATGACCGTCAGCGGTTACGTCTCCGGCGGCTTCGACTCCTCCGCCGACCAGCTGAAGCCCGAGTCGGTCGACGACTTCGCCGCCTACGTCGCGGGGGCGACCAGGCGGTTGGAGAAGGCCGAGGGCATCGAGGTCGACACCGTCGACCCGTTCAACGAGCCCAACACCCCGTACTGGGGTACCCAGCTCGGCGCGGACGGCGATCCCGTCGGCGGCCGGCAGGAGGGCGCCCACATGGGTCCCGAGCTGCAGCGCGAGGTGCTCCGGGCCCTCGCCCCCGCGCTGAGGAAGGCGAAGGTCGAGGCGGACATCTCGGCCATGGACGAGACCAACCCGGGGACCTTCGCCAAGAACTGGAGCGCCTACTCCGACGCCGACCGCGCCCTCGTCGGGCAGATGAACGTCCACACCTACGGCACCGGGCAGCGCACCACCGTGCGGGACCTCGCCAAGGCCGCGGACAAACCGCTGTGGATGAGCGAGGTGGGCGGCGACTGGGGCGACGGCCAGGACTTCGCGGACATGCGGCCCGGCCTCGGCCTCGCCCAGCAGATCGTCGACGACCTGCGGGAACTGGAGCCCCGCGCCTGGGTGTTCTGGCAGCCCGTCGAGGACTACGACAACATGAAGCCGGGCGGCGAGTCCGCGAAGGGCGGCAACTGGGGCAGCATCCAGCTCCCGTTCGACTGCACGGCCCAGGACACCCTGGAGACCTGCCCGATCCGGACCAACACCAAGTTCGACACCGCGCGCAACTTCACCCACTTCATCAAGCCCGGCGACCGGCTGATCCAGACGGACGACACCTCCAGCGCCGCCGCCGTCACCCGCGACGGCAAGGGCGCCTCGGTCGTCCACGTCAACCGCACCGCCGAGGCCCGCACGGTCACCCTCGACCTGTCCAAGTTCCGCGACGTGAGCCGCCGGGCCACCGTGACCCCGGTCGTGACCAGCGCCGACGGCAAGCTGGAGAAGCAGTCCCCGATCCGGGTGAGCGACCGCACGGCCACCTTCACCGTGCCCGCCCAGTCCGTCACCTCGTTCGCGGTCGAGGGCGTCTCGGGCGTCGCGAAGGACGCCGCCGGGCTGCGCAAGGGCCACACCTACACGCTGACCGGCGTGCAGAGCGGCAAGGCCGTCACCGTGGCCGCGGACGGCACGAACCTGGTCCTCGGCACCGGCGCCGACGCGAGCGCCGAGCAGTGGCGGCTGAGCGCGGTGCGCCGGGACGGCGGCGTCCGCGACCGCTACGTCTTCACCCGGCCCGAGGACGGCACGCGCCTCGCCGTGCGCGACGACGTCCCGGTGGCCGAGCCCGACAGGGGCAGGCGGGACCGGGCCGCCGAGTGGCTCGCGTCGAGCACCGGCGACGGCACCTGGACCCTGGTCAACGCGGGCACCGGCCGCCTGCTCGAAGTGGGCGGCCAGGCGACCCACGACGGTGCCGCCGTCACGACCTGGCCGCCCAACTCCGGTGCCAACCAGCGCTGGACGCTGACGGACGTGTCCGCCGGCTGA
- a CDS encoding sugar O-acetyltransferase: MTTDPREREVRRRMAARELYSDGDPGLAALAEERLRGKELADAYNRTGARDEEGRRALLKEMLASLGTGVWIEPPLHVAYGNRVHLGDDVYANFGLTLVDDVEVFVGDRVMFAPHVTVSTTGHPVHPDLRRDGTQFSAPVRIEDDVWIGAGALIMPGVTVGRGSVVGAGSVVTAHVPPMTVVAGTPARVLRAITDADREWSYRPPRTLGPSGDGGPG, translated from the coding sequence ATGACCACCGACCCCCGTGAACGCGAGGTCCGCCGCAGGATGGCGGCCCGTGAGCTGTACTCGGACGGCGACCCGGGGCTGGCGGCCCTGGCGGAGGAGCGGCTGCGCGGCAAGGAGCTGGCCGACGCCTACAACCGGACCGGCGCACGGGACGAGGAGGGCCGCCGGGCACTGCTGAAGGAGATGCTCGCCTCACTCGGCACGGGGGTGTGGATCGAGCCGCCGCTGCACGTGGCCTACGGCAACCGGGTGCACCTGGGCGACGACGTGTACGCCAACTTCGGCCTCACCCTCGTCGACGACGTCGAGGTCTTCGTCGGCGACCGGGTGATGTTCGCCCCGCACGTGACGGTCAGCACCACCGGGCACCCCGTCCACCCGGACCTGCGCAGGGACGGCACCCAGTTCTCGGCGCCGGTGCGCATCGAGGACGACGTGTGGATCGGGGCCGGCGCGCTGATCATGCCGGGGGTGACCGTCGGCCGGGGGTCGGTGGTCGGCGCGGGCAGCGTGGTGACGGCACACGTGCCGCCGATGACGGTCGTGGCCGGGACCCCGGCGCGGGTGCTGCGCGCGATCACCGACGCCGACCGCGAGTGGAGCTACCGTCCGCCGCGCACCCTGGGCCCGAGTGGGGACGGGGGACCGGGGTGA